In the Rhodothermia bacterium genome, GCAGGCAACTGCTATAATCGTCGGTTTTAGCGATGACTTTGGAATTTACAATCGGGATTTAACCTCATCGGAGCGGTATCTTCCTATCTTCAACCGTACAGAAGAAGTCGTGGAATTGTATAGTTGGAAGAGATTTAGACCAATTCAAATAGTCTAAATCCTTTAATAACAATTATCTAAAACCAATAATTCGCGTATCTGTAGTTATTAAATGCCCATGATACACCAAAACGAGCAGAATTTATCCCATACTTACGCGATAACCCGCACCAAAAACAGTTACAATAAACTGAGGGTTTTTTGGGTCTTCCTCTAACTTAAGACGCAAGTTACGGATATGGACATCAATGGTGCGCTCGGCTCCTTCGTTTAGTTCGTCGTGGAGATGGTCAAAAAGCGCACTTCGGGAGAGGATTTGCCCCGAAGAAGCCATTAGTAGGTTAAGGATATCAAATTCTTTGGGCGTAAGGGGTACAGGAACGCCATTACGCTTTACCCGTCGTTGTACAGGATGAAGGGCAATGGCGCCAATACGGATCCATGCGCTTTCGTCGGGCGGTGTGGTTTTTACTCGTCGAAGGATGGCATTTATACGGGCTAGCACCTCGCGGAGGCCAAACGGTTTTGTGACGTAATCATCCGCCCCTAATTCTAAACCAATCACCTTATCGGTTTCCTCTTGGCGTGCGGTGAGCAAAATAACGGGTACGTCGCTCTCACGCCGGAAGGCTCGAATAAAATCATGGCCATCCAAGTAGGGCATCATTACGTCCAATAAAATCAATTCGGGCTGGAAAGTTGCTGCTTTTTGTAAAGCATCTCGCCCGTCGGTGGCTGTTTGTACCCGAAAGCCTTGCGCTTCCAGGTATTCCTGTAGCATGGTTCTTACATTCGGCTGGTCGTCTGCCACCAAAATCCGTACAGACATATTTTTCTTTTTAAGTTTCAGGAGAATATACACCCATACGATTCTTCTTGAAACAGTTCTTGTCCTCATCTCGGGTGCAATTCCTTTTGGGGTAAGACAAGCCGGAGCAGTTTACTGCAATGGTTTGTACGTATTTCCCCTACTTTACCTTCCTCCAATACCGCAAAGCAGCACTAAGGAACAGATATTACCTTTTGAAAAGGGTTTTCATAGCCGCCACTTGTTTGCAGCAACATTGCCCTGTTTATTCACCATTCAGAGAAGCACGTTATGCCATTTTCTCCATCTGATATGACCGCGCCGCCGGACTTGCGTCAACATGCAAAGGGAACCGGTCCAAGGCGGTCTCAACGCCCCGTTTATCAGGATATGTTGCCACCCTGTAACCATACTTGTCCGGCAGGCGAGAATATCCAAGCTTGGTTATCGCTTGCACAGGATGGAAATTACCCTGCGGCGTGGCAAAAATTGGTGGAAGAAAACCCCATGCCCGCGATACATGGGCGAGTATGCTATCATCCTTGCGAAGACGCTTGCAACCGCTCGGCGATAGACAAGACGGTGAGTATCCATGCCGTAGAGCGTTTTTTGGGTGATATGGCCATTGAGCAAAACTGGCAGGTTGATTTCCCGAAAGCGCGTTCGGGCAAGCGCGTTTTGGTGGTTGGAGCCGGGCCAAGCGGTCTTTCGGCGGCTTATCACCTCTGTCGTTTGGGGCACGAGGTGGAGATTTACGAAGCTGGCCCACTGCCGGGAGGGATGATGCACTTTGGCATTCCGGCGTATCGCTTGCCACGCAATATCCTGATGGAAGAGGTCAAACGCATTGAGACGATGGGCGTCAAAATCCATCTAAACCACAAGGTAGAAGATGTGATGTCTGCAAAGATTGATGGAAACTTCGATGCCGTTTTTTTGGCCATTGGTGCACAAATCGGAAAAAAAACCAATATTCCCACACAAGCCGCCGGACAAATCTTGGATGCTGTGAGCTATTTGAGAGAAGTGGAAATGGGCAGTACGCCCAAGTTAGGGCGGCGGGTGGCGATTTATGGCGGGGGGAATACGGCGATGGATGCAGCGCGGACGGCCAAGCGGCTTGGTGCAGAAGAAACCCTCATAATTTATCGTCGTGACCGCGAACACATGCCCGCACACGATTTTGAGGCGGACGAAGCCCTCGGCGAAGGCGTCAAAATCCATTGGTTGCGTACCATCAAATCCATCGAAGAAACCACCTTTACCGTAGAGGTGATGCGGGTGGAAAATGGCCGTCCTGTACCCACCGGAGAGGTCGAGACCTTAGAGGCGGATGCCCTCATTATGGCTCTGGGGCAAGATACGGATACCGAATTTTTGAAAAAAGTCCCCGGCTTGGTGTTTAACCGAGACGGGACATTGCAAGTGGGGTCAGACATGATGACGGGCTATGCTGGGCTTTTTGCAGGTGGCGACATGGTTCCAGAAGACCGGAGTGTAACCATTGCCGTAGGACATGGCAAAAAGGCGGCGCGGTTTATGGATGCTTATTTAAGGGGCACAAACTACCAAAAAGCCTCAAAAAAACCTGTTGTTGGGATAGAACGCCTACACCTGTGGTTCCATACCGATGCACCCCAAACCCAACAACCACATTTGCCCAATGAGGTTGCAACGGAGGGCTTTGATGAAATTGTGGCTGGTTTAACGGAAGAAGAAGCCCGCTACGAGGCGCAGCGCTGTTTGTCTTGTGGCAACTGTTTTGAGTGCGATGGGTGCTATGGCTCTTGTCCGGAAGATGCGATCATCAAGTTGGGGCTGGGGAAACGCTATCGGTTCAACCTTGATTTGTGTACGGGATGTGCTGTTTGTTATGAACAATGCCCGTGCCATGCCATCGAGATGATTCCCGAACCACAATAGGCATTTTACAAGCGACCTCATCGGTTCTTTCTTGGCCATCATTCCTTTTAAGTCATCCAAATTAATCCTTTCAAAACCAACCAATCATGGCAGATCAGCATAGCGTTCTAACTGTAGATGGCAACGAAGCCGCTGCTTATGTGGCCTATCGCGTGAACGAGGTTTGCGCCATTTACCCCATCACCCCGTCTTCTACAATGGCCGAACTTGCCGACGAATGGGCGGCAAAGGGCATTAAAAACCTCTGGGGCAATGTACCGGAGGTCATCGAGATGCAAAGTGAAGGGGGAGCAGCCGGAACTGTACACGGCGCATTGCAAACGGGTGCATTAACCACCACCTTTACAGCTTCGCAAGGGCTGATGCTGATGTTGCCGAATATGTATAAAATTGCCGGAGAACTCACCGCTGCGGTTTTTCATGTGGCGGCACGTTCCTTGGCCGCACAAGGACTCTCTATCTTTGGGGATCATAGCGATGTGATGGCGGCCCGTACCACCGGATTTGCCATGCTCTCCTCGGCCAATGTGCAAGAAGCGCACGACTTTGCCCTGATTGCTCAGGCCGCAACCCTCGAAAGCCGTTTGCCCTTTATTCATTTTTTTGATGGTTTCCGGACGTCGCATGAGGTGAATAAAATCAATGTCTTGTCTGATGAGCAAATCCGCCTGCTCATCAACGATGATTTGGTCATTGGACACCGGAGCCGCGCACTCAATCCTGACAATCCATTCATTCGAGGGACGGCGCAAAACCCCGATGTCTATTTTCAAGGGCGCGAAACCGTCAATCCATTTTATGCCCGCACGCCCGATGTGGTCGAAAAAGTGATGCAACATTTTGCAAAAGTGACTGGACGGACGTATCAACCCTTTGAATACACTGGCGCACCAGATGCAGACCGCGTGGTGGTGGTGATGGGTTCTGGTGGGGAAACGGTTATTGAAACGGCTAAGTATTTGGTACAACAAGGCGAAAAAGTAGGCGTTTTGCATGTTCGGCTCTATCGTCCCTTTTCTGCGAAACACCTCTTTGCGGTTTTGCCAAACACCGTCACCAGATTGGCCGTGTTGGATCGGTGCAAGGAGCCGGGTGGCATGGGCGAGCCGCTTTATCAAGACCTACTGGCTGCCTTCGTAGAGGCATTTACGCACGGTACTTATCCCATAATGCCGCGAATAGTGGGTGGACGCTATGGCTTGTCCTCGAAAGAATTTACACCCGGAATGGCCAAAGCCGTTTTTGACGAGTTGAAAAAAGATCATCCCAAAAACCACTTTACGGTTGGTATTGTAGATGATGTCTCCCATACCCATTTGGTATATGATCCAAGCTTCTCGTTGGATGAATCCAGTTGGACACAAGCCCTCTTCTTTGGCTTGGGGGCAGATGGAACGGTAGGCGCAAACAAAAACAGCATCAAAATCATCGGAGAATCCACCAATTTATATGGGCAAGGTTATTTTGTATATGACTCCAAAAAGTCCGGAGCGCGGACGGTTTCGCACTTGCGCTTCGGGCCGGATCCAATCCGAGCGCCCTATTTAATTCGAGAAGCCGATTTTGTGGCGGGACACCAATTTAATTTTGTGGATCGGGTGGATATGCTTTCATTGGCACGGACTGGCGCTACGTTCTTGCTCAACAGTCCTTATGGGCCGGAGGACGTTTGGGCGCATTTGCCGCAAACCGTTCAGGAAGCCCTTATTGCCAAAAAGTTGCATTTCTATGTGATAGATGCCAATACGGTTGCGCGTAAAACAGGCATGGGCGGGCGCGTAAATACCATTATGCAAACCTGTTTCTTTGCCCTCTCTGGCGTATTGCCCCGTGAAGAAGCCATTTTACAGATTAAGAAAGCAATCGAGAAAACCTATTACAAAAAAGGCCAAGCCGTGATTGCGCAAAACTTCCGTGCGGTAGATCAAACCTTGGAAAACCTATTCGAGGTTTCGGTTCCAGACACCGTTACATCCACACGAGCACGCACCGAAGTAGTCTCGATGGAAGCGCCAGAATTTGTGCAACGTGTCACCGCAAAAATGATGGCAGGCTTGGGTGACGAATTGCCCGTTAGTATGTTGCCCGCAGACGGAACGTATCCTTCAGGTACCACAAAATGGGAAAAGCGTGATATTGCGGACTTTGTGCCGGCGTGGGATCCAACCGTCTGTATCCAATGTGGGAACTGTAGCTTTGTGTGTCCGCATAGCGTAATTCGCGCCAAATTTTATCACAAAGACCATTTAGCCGATGCCCCGACGGACTTTCCGTCTGCACCGATCAATGCGCGTGGTTTTCCTGATACCCGCTATACGCTTCAGGTGTATGAAGAAGACTGTACAGGTTGTACACTTTGTGTGGAAGCTTGTCCGGCCACCAATCCTGAAGATCGTTCCCGAAAGGCCATTAATATGCGGCCCAATACCGCTCCTAAATCCGAAATTAGGACAAAAATCGGCTTCTTCGAGTCGCTGCCAATTAACGACCGCGCACGGGTGAATTTTGCGACAGTGCATGGAACACAGTTTTTAGAACCACTTTTCGAGTTTTCGGGTGCTTGTGCAGGCTGTGGCGAAACGCCTTATGTGCGCTTGCTGACCCAACTCTTCGGAGATCGCTTGGTTGTGGCCAATGCCACAGGATGTTCTTCCATTTATGGCGGCAATTTACCAACCACGCCTTGGGCCAAAAATGCAGAAGGAAAAGGCCCTGCATGGTCTAACTCCCTTTTCGAGGACAATGCCGAGTTTGGCTTGGGAATGCGCGTTACGGCGGATAAACACCATGCACTGGCCATCGAGCTTTTATGGCAATTAGCACCGCGTTTAGGCTTCGATTTTGTAAAGCGCATCGCAGAGGCTCCGCAAGTTCTGGAGTCCGAGATCGTGGCACAACGGACACGGGTAAGAGAACTCAAATCCCGTTTACAGGCTATGTACACTGCCGAGGCACGGCATTTACTCTCTGTGGCCGATCATCTGGTACGACGAAGTGTTTGGTTAGTAGGTGGAGATGGCTGGGCCTATGACATCGGCTCTGGTGGATTAGACCACGCCCTTTCTACCGGACGAAACATCAATGTGCTGGTTTTAGATACCGAGGTGTATTCCAATACGGGCGGGCAAAGTTCTAAGGCTACGCCAACCGCCGCAACGGCCAAATTTGCCGCTGCCGGAAAACGGGTCGGAAAAAAAGATCTTGCCATTCAAGCCATTTCGTATGGAAATGTGTATGTGGCACAAGTGGCGATGGGCGCCAATCCACAACAAACATTATTGGCACTTCGAGAGGCCGAGGCATACGATGGCCCATCTCTGGTATTGGCGTATAGCCACTGCATCGCGCATGGAATCAATATGGAAAAAGGTATGGATCAACAGAAAAAAGCCGTTGCAAGTGGGTATTGGCCCCTCGTTCGGTACAATCCGGTTCTACGGAAGGAGGGGCGCAATCCGTTTGTATTAGACTCGCCCGCGCCCACAATGGCTTTTAAGGACTATGCCTACAATGAATTGCGCTACAAAGTGTTAACCCGTACCAATCCAGAAGAGGCAGAGCGACTTATTAAACTTGCCCAAGAATTGGTGGATCTCCGCTGGAAAAACTATGTAGAAATGGCAGGACACGGGGCAGAAGCATTTAGCCCAGTTGCTTAATTCCGCTTTAACCTTATGAAATCAATGGACTTACGGACAAACTATATGGGGCTTGCGCTCCGTTCCCCCATCGTCGTTTCGGCGTGCCCGCTCTCCGAGGACTTAGACAATATTCTGAAAATGGAAGACTATGGCGCGGGTGCAGTGGTCTTGTTCTCGCTCTTCGAGGAGCAAATCCGGCAAGAACATGCGCACTATGACGCTGTTTTGGCGGCCACCAGTAACATGTTTGCCGAAGCTGCGGACTTCTTCCCCGAACTTGAGGACTACCACGTAGGGTCGGCGCAGTATTTGGAGCTGATCCGTCGTGCAAAAGAACGTACCGAAATCCCCATCATTGCCAGTCTGAATGGCATGACGAACGAAGGCTGGATACAATATGCCGCCGAGATGGAGGCCGCCGGTGCAGATGGTTTAGAGATGAACGTTTTTTGGGTTCCAGCGGATACGCGCTTGACAGGGAACGAGGTGGAAACTCGTTATTTGGACATCATTCAATCCGTAAAAACGGCAGTAAATATCCCCGTTGCTTTTAAGCTCAATCCGTATTTTAGTGGGATGGCACATTTTGCGGGGCAGGCCAGCAAAGCCGGAGCAGATGCTTTGGTGCTGTTCAACCGCTTCTACCAGCCCGACTTTGACATTCGCAAGCTACAAGTTTTGCACAATCTCCGCTTCTCGGACGCTGCGGAAATTCGCTTGCCCTTGCTTTGGATTGCGGTTTTATACCAACGAATTGGTGCTTCTCTGGCGGCTACAACAGGTGTTCAAAGTGCCGTAGAAGTCATTAAGTACCTGCTTGCCGGTGCAGATGTCACCATGACAGCTTCGGCGCTATACAAATATGGCATTGGCTACCTGAAAAACATGCACAATGATCTGCAAGAGTGGATGCTGGAAATGGGTTTTACAAGTGTTGATGCTTTCAAAGGGGTGATGAGCCAGCAAAATATTTCGGATCCCGTTGCCTACGAACGTGCCAATTATATCCGAATTCTGGAAAATGCAAAGCCGTAGTTAAACCTGCGTTTGGGGCTAACTCATTGCGATTTCGCCATGACGGGTGGTTAAATCTTTGACGGATTAACTTTCCGGTCTTCAAACATATAGATGCAAGGCCGCGTATCTTAAATGCCGCAAGCGATTGAAAATAAAAGCTTTGAACCGTAGAGGTGAAATCTCTTTAACACGCTTTTACATACGGACTTTTTTAAAAGCCCCCCAATAGAGGGATCATTGTCCACATGGCCAACGCAAAAGGTAATGGGATAATGTTTAGAAATTTGGCCTTGCGAAACTCACCTTGACGAAAGTAGTACCATGCGCCAATGATGCAGCCCAGTAACACAAAGGGATAAGGCCAGATCGGTAAAACATACAAAAAACCATCTAATGAAGGCCCTTCTGGGAATGCGCGGCCAGAAAACCCAACCGCCTGCGGCCAGAAAGGCAAGCCAATGGCATACAATACTTGAAAAATAATGAGGCGTAATTTGGTTTTTTGTGGGTATGTTTTTTTGATCATGGCTACGTTTTTCTATTTCCTTAAAAGAACGGACAGTCTGTCCTCCAATTTGGTGAACCACTAAATTCCTTAAAGATCACTTTATGGCCTTGCGGGTGACTTCAAAGTCCTCTCCCTGCACATGGATAAAATACAGACCTTTGGGCAGGTTTGAGGTGTCTATCTCCCATTGAACAATTCCATTCATGCCGAGGTAGCCCTCGTGTACACTTCTAATGGTTTGGCCTAAGGCATTGTATAAGACCGCTTTTACCTTTTGCGATTTGCTCAGGTGAACATCGAGGCGGGTTGTATTGGTAAAAGGATTGGGGTAAAGCGCAGAAACATAAGACTGATCGGGCAATTCTGTTTCGTTGGCAGCAATTTGGGAGACCGTAAAAGATCGCGAAACGGTTTTTCCTTGGTACGTTGCCTCAAACCGCCAAGTACCCGTTGGCGATGAAGGAAGTGTTAGCGTCCAATACCAATAGGAGGCTGGATAATAGGTGTTCATCGTTTGCGTCCAACTTTGCCAAGTATTGCCATTGGGCTGGACAATGCGATAACTGACCACATGCCCGGGTTGTTGGTCACGAAAATAGGCCGCCGTAATGATTTGGGAACCGGGCGTATAGGTTGTTTTATCGAAGGTGGCTTCTTGAGACGGGCAAGTGTTAAACGAAGGTGGCTTGCTGTGTAACCTCAGTGCATTGATGCCAGAATCGTAGTATGTTTTGCCTACCGACCACCAAGAGGTTGTATTTAGGGCATTACAACTCCCTGCATAAGGATCAATAAGCACTCCATTGGGGTCATAGACTTCAAAGTGTAAATGTGGCCCGGTGGATTTTCCCGAACTGCCAACCAAACCGAGGTATTCCCCTTGTGCTACACTTTGCCCGACGGCCTTAGTTGTAAGGGAGCCGCGTTTTAGGTGGCCATACCAAGTGGTAGAACCATCCGCATGACGAATAAAAACAGCATTCCAATTAGGATCGGTTGTCCAATCGCACCGCCTATCATAGTTGCCATCCACTTTTTGCAAAATGATGCCAGGTGCAGCCGCCACTACCTCCATATTGTTTTGATCCATCGTGAGCCACTGGAATGGCCATAGAAAAATATCCGTTCCATTATGACCATCGTAGGTGCGTGCGCCACAGTTGAAGTCTCTAAAGTTAATGGTTC is a window encoding:
- a CDS encoding response regulator transcription factor, which translates into the protein MSVRILVADDQPNVRTMLQEYLEAQGFRVQTATDGRDALQKAATFQPELILLDVMMPYLDGHDFIRAFRRESDVPVILLTARQEETDKVIGLELGADDYVTKPFGLREVLARINAILRRVKTTPPDESAWIRIGAIALHPVQRRVKRNGVPVPLTPKEFDILNLLMASSGQILSRSALFDHLHDELNEGAERTIDVHIRNLRLKLEEDPKNPQFIVTVFGAGYRVSMG
- a CDS encoding NAD(P)-binding protein; its protein translation is MTAPPDLRQHAKGTGPRRSQRPVYQDMLPPCNHTCPAGENIQAWLSLAQDGNYPAAWQKLVEENPMPAIHGRVCYHPCEDACNRSAIDKTVSIHAVERFLGDMAIEQNWQVDFPKARSGKRVLVVGAGPSGLSAAYHLCRLGHEVEIYEAGPLPGGMMHFGIPAYRLPRNILMEEVKRIETMGVKIHLNHKVEDVMSAKIDGNFDAVFLAIGAQIGKKTNIPTQAAGQILDAVSYLREVEMGSTPKLGRRVAIYGGGNTAMDAARTAKRLGAEETLIIYRRDREHMPAHDFEADEALGEGVKIHWLRTIKSIEETTFTVEVMRVENGRPVPTGEVETLEADALIMALGQDTDTEFLKKVPGLVFNRDGTLQVGSDMMTGYAGLFAGGDMVPEDRSVTIAVGHGKKAARFMDAYLRGTNYQKASKKPVVGIERLHLWFHTDAPQTQQPHLPNEVATEGFDEIVAGLTEEEARYEAQRCLSCGNCFECDGCYGSCPEDAIIKLGLGKRYRFNLDLCTGCAVCYEQCPCHAIEMIPEPQ
- the nifJ gene encoding pyruvate:ferredoxin (flavodoxin) oxidoreductase; the protein is MADQHSVLTVDGNEAAAYVAYRVNEVCAIYPITPSSTMAELADEWAAKGIKNLWGNVPEVIEMQSEGGAAGTVHGALQTGALTTTFTASQGLMLMLPNMYKIAGELTAAVFHVAARSLAAQGLSIFGDHSDVMAARTTGFAMLSSANVQEAHDFALIAQAATLESRLPFIHFFDGFRTSHEVNKINVLSDEQIRLLINDDLVIGHRSRALNPDNPFIRGTAQNPDVYFQGRETVNPFYARTPDVVEKVMQHFAKVTGRTYQPFEYTGAPDADRVVVVMGSGGETVIETAKYLVQQGEKVGVLHVRLYRPFSAKHLFAVLPNTVTRLAVLDRCKEPGGMGEPLYQDLLAAFVEAFTHGTYPIMPRIVGGRYGLSSKEFTPGMAKAVFDELKKDHPKNHFTVGIVDDVSHTHLVYDPSFSLDESSWTQALFFGLGADGTVGANKNSIKIIGESTNLYGQGYFVYDSKKSGARTVSHLRFGPDPIRAPYLIREADFVAGHQFNFVDRVDMLSLARTGATFLLNSPYGPEDVWAHLPQTVQEALIAKKLHFYVIDANTVARKTGMGGRVNTIMQTCFFALSGVLPREEAILQIKKAIEKTYYKKGQAVIAQNFRAVDQTLENLFEVSVPDTVTSTRARTEVVSMEAPEFVQRVTAKMMAGLGDELPVSMLPADGTYPSGTTKWEKRDIADFVPAWDPTVCIQCGNCSFVCPHSVIRAKFYHKDHLADAPTDFPSAPINARGFPDTRYTLQVYEEDCTGCTLCVEACPATNPEDRSRKAINMRPNTAPKSEIRTKIGFFESLPINDRARVNFATVHGTQFLEPLFEFSGACAGCGETPYVRLLTQLFGDRLVVANATGCSSIYGGNLPTTPWAKNAEGKGPAWSNSLFEDNAEFGLGMRVTADKHHALAIELLWQLAPRLGFDFVKRIAEAPQVLESEIVAQRTRVRELKSRLQAMYTAEARHLLSVADHLVRRSVWLVGGDGWAYDIGSGGLDHALSTGRNINVLVLDTEVYSNTGGQSSKATPTAATAKFAAAGKRVGKKDLAIQAISYGNVYVAQVAMGANPQQTLLALREAEAYDGPSLVLAYSHCIAHGINMEKGMDQQKKAVASGYWPLVRYNPVLRKEGRNPFVLDSPAPTMAFKDYAYNELRYKVLTRTNPEEAERLIKLAQELVDLRWKNYVEMAGHGAEAFSPVA
- a CDS encoding dihydroorotate dehydrogenase-like protein: MDLRTNYMGLALRSPIVVSACPLSEDLDNILKMEDYGAGAVVLFSLFEEQIRQEHAHYDAVLAATSNMFAEAADFFPELEDYHVGSAQYLELIRRAKERTEIPIIASLNGMTNEGWIQYAAEMEAAGADGLEMNVFWVPADTRLTGNEVETRYLDIIQSVKTAVNIPVAFKLNPYFSGMAHFAGQASKAGADALVLFNRFYQPDFDIRKLQVLHNLRFSDAAEIRLPLLWIAVLYQRIGASLAATTGVQSAVEVIKYLLAGADVTMTASALYKYGIGYLKNMHNDLQEWMLEMGFTSVDAFKGVMSQQNISDPVAYERANYIRILENAKP
- a CDS encoding peptidoglycan DD-metalloendopeptidase family protein; amino-acid sequence: MRILFTAFVLLAPFWLFAQDGGGSAPLPEDHLTEADYAAIHADLANQTRLLEQQGVLLQKTEFVNLGWPLRLASHVTDPALHGISNFVDQDRTINFRDFNCGARTYDGHNGTDIFLWPFQWLTMDQNNMEVVAAAPGIILQKVDGNYDRRCDWTTDPNWNAVFIRHADGSTTWYGHLKRGSLTTKAVGQSVAQGEYLGLVGSSGKSTGPHLHFEVYDPNGVLIDPYAGSCNALNTTSWWSVGKTYYDSGINALRLHSKPPSFNTCPSQEATFDKTTYTPGSQIITAAYFRDQQPGHVVSYRIVQPNGNTWQSWTQTMNTYYPASYWYWTLTLPSSPTGTWRFEATYQGKTVSRSFTVSQIAANETELPDQSYVSALYPNPFTNTTRLDVHLSKSQKVKAVLYNALGQTIRSVHEGYLGMNGIVQWEIDTSNLPKGLYFIHVQGEDFEVTRKAIK